A region from the Dysidea avara chromosome 15, odDysAvar1.4, whole genome shotgun sequence genome encodes:
- the LOC136245902 gene encoding uncharacterized protein, whose product MLNFWGEASRVVAGFQLTNASYADSVQLLKDRFGQPYKQIDAHMQALIDLPGPTNSLSSTCEFYDATESHIRSLSALGKTEDTYGSLLVPIILGKLPGKIKQRSHGKREWTINELRIAIHDELYILEIGSRQTEFHTSSQPTASFFSSTSKPTHQAKGRTQCPFCKGPHSTSLCETIKDPKQRSDVVRKERLCFNCLGHHKVSSCNSKHRCHHCRRKHRTSLCTYGQQSPIPTNPQHAATTNVTQQTEYGSTNSGPAT is encoded by the coding sequence ATGCTCAACTTTTGGGGAGAAGCATCAAGAGTTGTAGCTGGATTTCAGCTTACCAATGCCAGTTATGCTGACTCTGTTCAACTGTTAAAGGACCGTTTTGGCCAACCCTATAAGCAAATAGATGCCCACATGCAGGCACTCATTGATCTTCCTGGCCCGACCAATTCACTTTCTAGTACTTGTGAATTCTATGATGCTACTGAGAGCCATATCCGAAGCCTTTCAGCACTAGGCAAGACAGAAGATACTTATGGCAGTTTATTGGTCCCCATAATCCTAGGCAAGCTTCCAGGGAAGATTAAGCAGAGGTCCCATGGCAAGAGAGAGTGGACTATCAATGAACTACGTATTGCCATTCATGACGAGCTCTACATTCTAGAGATTGGATCACGACAGACAGAATTCCACACCTCATCACAACCTACAGCATCCTTTTTTTCAAGTACAAGCAAGCCAACACACCAAGCCAAAGGGAGAACGCAATGTCCATTTTGTAAGGGACCACATTCTACTTCACTGTGTGAAACGATCAAGGACCCCAAACAGCGTTCTGACGTTGTACGCAAAGAAAGACTATGCTTTAATTGTTTGGGGCACCACAAAGTATCATCATGTAACTCTAAACACAGATGCCACCACTGTAGAAGAAAACACCGTACTAGCTTGTGTACTTATGGTCAGCAATCACCAATCCCTACCAATCCGCAACATGCTGCAACAACAAATGTCACACAACAAACCGAATATGGAAGTACAAATTCAGGACCAGCCACCTAA
- the LOC136245910 gene encoding uncharacterized protein, whose amino-acid sequence MAKTRVAPLKLLTLPQLELMATLIATRLIRFVLDTLSLQDPPVYIWSDNQIVLHWDQSEKQLPAFVHHRVSEMKSQLPTASWQYCPTLGNPADLLTRGITLQLLKSSSLWQHGTSWLTTPDQWPVFQLSPLSPLFIAAAIATEFVSQEPSPPALGLHCIMSINNYSTLHKVLAVTALVFRFIGNLRKHSSEQRQVGPLEAEELNKARLNWIKNTQQVTYRKEITNLQLISINPKTSWVLLVQQLRLFLDKRGFLRCGGRIHKAPLNETTRFPYLLPSKHPLSQLIVLDIHVSLYHSGTGATITAL is encoded by the coding sequence ATGGCAAAGACACGAGTAGCACCGTTGAAACTTCTTACCCTACCTCAGTTAGAGCTCATGGCAACACTCATTGCTACTAGATTGATCCGCTTTGTGCTAGATACCTTGTCTCTTCAGGATCCACCTGTTTACATTTGGTCAGATAACCAAATTGTCCTGCACTGGGATCAAAGTGAGAAGCAGCTTCCAGCATTTGTACACCATCGTGTTAGTGAAATGAAATCACAACTTCCCACTGCTAGCTGGCAATACTGTCCTACACTCGGAAACCCAGCCGATCTTTTGACAAGAGGAATTACATTGCAATTGCTGAAGTCGTCTTCCCTGTGGCAGCATGGCACATCATGGCTCACCACACCAGACCAATGGCCAGTGTTTCAGCTATCCCCTTTATCACCATTGTTTATTGCAGCAGCCATAGCAACTGAATTTGTTTCACAGGAGCCATCTCCACCAGCCCTTGGACTACACTGCATCATGTCTATTAATAATTACAGTACGCTACACAAAGTACTTGCTGTAACTGCACTTGTCTTTCGTTTTATAGGCAACCTGAGGAAACATTCCTCAGAGCAGAGACAAGTTGGACCACTTGAAGCTGAGGAGTTGAACAAGGCAAGGCTGAACTGGATAAAGAACACTCAACAAGTGACATACCGGAAGGAGATCACCAATTTACAATTAATTTCAATTAACCCTAAGACTTCATGGGTTCTCCTTGTGCAACAGCTTCGTCTCTTCCTTGATAAAAGAGGTTTTCTGCGTTGTGGTGGACGAATTCATAAAGCACCATTGAATGAGACAACAAGATTTCCATACCTACTTCCTAGTAAGCATCCACTGTCACAACTGATCGTCCTCGACATTCATGTGTCATTGTATCACTCTGGTACTGGTGCTACCATAACAGCTCTATGA
- the LOC136245901 gene encoding uncharacterized protein, with protein sequence MPYVFRLSDLPKLDLQVDLAQAWKAQWMSYSTLSGLSGESAATQVQALTLCFSRETLTVVNNLGLSEEDRNNAEAVIAAIKRHVDGHINESMERRRLRRRVQQPGESFDNYLVSLRVLAKTCNFCSTACSQKSIRDQIIEGLVDGDTIEQLLRQQNLTLDTTITMCCAQEAAKTQRKDITDHSVLAIRQSAKSQVWQVPPHTSQIIPKPFPGCGLQEHQGGRAQCRAFKQTCRYCLKVGHFAGVCHGRQQHKKPPAARAIATVEDPDQESNEISPGLS encoded by the coding sequence ATGCCCTACGTGTTCCGGCTAAGTGACCTACCCAAGCTGGACCTCCAAGTAGACCTGGCACAGGCGTGGAAAGCCCAGTGGATGTCCTACTCAACCCTGTCAGGTCTCAGTGGTGAGTCAGCTGCTACCCAGGTACAAGCATTAACTCTATGTTTTTCACGTGAAACACTCACAGTAGTTAATAACCTCGGTCTTAGTGAGGAAGACAGGAATAATGCTGAAGCAGTTATTGCAGCAATCAAACGCCATGTTGATGGGCACATTAATGAGTCTATGGAGCGTCGTCGGCTCCGGCGCAGAGTGCAGCAACCTGGCGAGAGCTTTGATAACTATCTAGTGTCACTGAGAGTGCTTGCTAAAACTTGCAACTTCTGTTCCACTGCATGCTCCCAAAAGAGTATCCGTGACCAGATCATCGAAGGGCTTGTGGATGGTGACACTATTGAACAACTGCTGAGGCAACAAAACCTAACCCTTGACACAACCATTACAATGTGCTGTGCACAAGAAGCAGCGAAAACCCAACGTAAAGACATAACTGACCACTCTGTCCTAGCCATCAGGCAATCTGCAAAATCACAAGTATGGCAGGTTCCACCGCACACTAGCCAGATAATTCCAAAACCTTTCCCAGGATGTGGGTTACAAGAACATCAAGGGGGTAGAGCACAGTGCCGAGCTTTCAAGCAGACATGCCGCTATTGCCTCAAAGTTGGCCATTTTGCTGGGGTTTGCCATGGTCGTCAACAGCACAAGAAACCACCAGCTGCTAGAGCCATCGCAACTGTAGAAGACCCAGACCAGGAGTCTAATGAGATATCACCAGGGCTATCCTGA
- the LOC136245900 gene encoding uncharacterized protein: MAYNFTAQWIKGIGNNAPDALSRNPVLDPQWDDSLCEYDCQHHPEPTIPEIRILQCDKHDSNRLHNLREEATKDPEYQQLHHTITRGFPDHRNQLPEACRRYWNIREHLTIDDGFIVYGCRLLIPASMRQKVLANLHKSHQGAVRTKERARLSLYWPGIDNDIDNVVLSCKKCQDRLPSNCKEPILSKPKPSRPFQEIAVDFGSYGGQQSLIMVDCLTDWPDIIPIHSVVRWWATFNDFASQWGFEHKASSPHYPQSNGKIEATVKSMKKIIASSWGNRSVKLNVMCRALLQYRNTPITQRWTVSCTEAWQRSTLETEQLAEHTLAQAELYYNSHVQELQDIQLGSTVALQNPRTKLWDIYGTVVNVSPHRRYSVKTQSGRVLVRNRRFLRHRTPASLCTSGRNNPHPDTPPCPEEITRYPIDNQDLQALPPLSQDPQTPTQHPQTSPQELRRSERTCKPPQRLIEDPQWP; encoded by the exons ATGGCATACAACTTTACCGCTCAGTGGATCAAGGGAATAGGCAATAACGCACCTGATGCCCTGTCACGCAACCCAGTTTTGGATCCTCAATGGGATGACTCCCTTTGTGAATATGACTGCCAACACCACCCAGAGCCCACAATTCCAGAGATTAGAATCCTTCAATGTGATAAACACGACAGCAATCGGCTGCATAACCTACGTGAAGAAGCCACCAAGGACCCAGAGTACCAACAGTTGCACCACACAATAACCCGGGGCTTCCCAGACCATCGTAATCAGCTGCCAGAGGCTTGTAGACGCTATTGGAACATTAGAGAGCATCTAACCATAGATGATGGGTTCATTGTATATGGATGTCGCTTGTTGATACCAGCATCTATGCGACAAAAGGTGCTAGCCAACCTCCACAAGTCACACCAGGGAGCCGTGCGAACAAAAGAAAGAGCCAGATTATCACTGTATTGGCCTGGAATCGACAACGATATTGACAATGTAGTCTTGTCGTGTAAGAAATGTCAGGATCGCCTCCCATCCAACTGCAAAGAGCCCATCCTGTCTAAACCAAAACCATCCCGACCATTTCAAGAGATTGCTGTAGACTTCGGCAGCTATGGTGGACAGCAATCCCTCATCATGGTTGACTGCCTCACAGACTGGCCAGACATTATCCCCAT ACATAGTGTGGTCAGATGGTGGGCcacatttaatgattttgccagTCAGTGGGGATTTGAGCACAAGGCATCGTCACCACATTACCCTCAGAGTAATGGTAAGATTGAGGCCACTGTAAAGTCCATGAAAAAGATCATTGCATCGTCCTGGGGTAACAGATCAGTGAAACTAAATGTTATGTGTCGGGCACTGCTGCAATACCGAAACACACCCATCACGCAAAGATGGACAGTCTCCTGCACAGAAGCT TGGCAACGCAGCACCCTTGAAACTGAACAGTTAGCAGAACATACCTTAGCACAGGCAGAGTTATATTACAACAGCCATGTCCAAGAACTCCAAGATATTCAACTGGGTTCCACTGTGGCTCTACAGAACCCTCGGACAAAGCTCTGGGACATTTATGGCACAGTGGTCAATGTTAGTCCTCACCGCAGATACTCAGTGAAGACTCAGAGTGGACGAGTCCTGGTACGTAATAGAAGATTTTTACGACATCGTACACCAGCCTCACTGTGCACATCTGGTAGAAATAACCCGCATCCAGATACTCCACCCTGTCCAGAAGAGATAACAAGATATCCGATTGACAACCAAGACCTCCAAGCTCTACCACCACTGTCACAAGATCCTCAGACACCAACACAGCACCCACAGACCTCACCACAAGAACTTCGTAGATCAGAGCGTACCTGTAAACCACCACAACGCCTGATAGAGGATCCCCAATGGCCATGA